Proteins from a genomic interval of Schistosoma mansoni strain Puerto Rico chromosome 6, complete genome:
- a CDS encoding putative mitochondrial import receptor subunit tom22, with protein sequence MISSSSYPTEVVDLTNSDTDTKPLSPAAIRRLSREKNKNTPKILDEINSCCKDMGEKDVPDDEDFDIEDESIMERLIGLLEMFPEPVRRGISSAYSAASEGIVSGYSLSRSVTWFLVSTTTICFLPLILELERVQTEEQEAVQQRAMMLGPRAAGGSSGLAGFSAAVPHLTHIEPK encoded by the coding sequence ATGATTTCATCTTCCAGTTATCCGACCGAAGTTGTCGACTTGACTAATAGTGACACAGACACAAAACCTCTATCACCAGCTGCTATTCGGCGCCTTTCCAGAGAAAAGAATAAAAACACTCCAAAGATACTTGATGAAATCAACAGCTGTTGCAAAGATATGGGGGAGAAGGATGTCCCTGATGACGAAGATTTTGATATCGAGGATGAAAGCATCATGGAACGCCTGATTGGTCTCTTAGAAATGTTTCCAGAGCCAGTACGTCGCGGTATTTCTTCTGCCTACAGTGCAGCCTCAGAAGGCATTGTATCGGGCTATTCTCTCAGCAGATCAGTGACTTGGTTTTTAGTGAGCACAACTACCATATGTTTCCTCCCACTTATTTTGGAGCTAGAACGAGTTCAAACTGAAGAGCAAGAAGCAGTACAACAACGTGCAATGATGCTTGGTCCTAGGGCTGCAGGTGGTAGTTCTGGCCTGGCTGGATTTTCAGCAGCAGTTCCTCATCTTACTCACATAGAACCCAAGTAG
- a CDS encoding putative mitochondrial import receptor subunit tom22: protein MDIQDVFEDLMISSSSYPTEVVDLTNSDTDTKPLSPAAIRRLSREKNKNTPKILDEINSCCKDMGEKDVPDDEDFDIEDESIMERLIGLLEMFPEPVRRGISSAYSAASEGIVSGYSLSRSVTWFLVSTTTICFLPLILELERVQTEEQEAVQQRAMMLGPRAAGGSSGLAGFSAAVPHLTHIEPK, encoded by the exons ATGGATATTCAG GACGTATTTGAAGACCTCATGATTTCATCTTCCAGTTATCCGACCGAAGTTGTCGACTTGACTAATAGTGACACAGACACAAAACCTCTATCACCAGCTGCTATTCGGCGCCTTTCCAGAGAAAAGAATAAAAACACTCCAAAGATACTTGATGAAATCAACAGCTGTTGCAAAGATATGGGGGAGAAGGATGTCCCTGATGACGAAGATTTTGATATCGAGGATGAAAGCATCATGGAACGCCTGATTGGTCTCTTAGAAATGTTTCCAGAGCCAGTACGTCGCGGTATTTCTTCTGCCTACAGTGCAGCCTCAGAAGGCATTGTATCGGGCTATTCTCTCAGCAGATCAGTGACTTGGTTTTTAGTGAGCACAACTACCATATGTTTCCTCCCACTTATTTTGGAGCTAGAACGAGTTCAAACTGAAGAGCAAGAAGCAGTACAACAACGTGCAATGATGCTTGGTCCTAGGGCTGCAGGTGGTAGTTCTGGCCTGGCTGGATTTTCAGCAGCAGTTCCTCATCTTACTCACATAGAACCCAAGTAG